One window from the genome of Eucalyptus grandis isolate ANBG69807.140 chromosome 7, ASM1654582v1, whole genome shotgun sequence encodes:
- the LOC104454578 gene encoding basic leucine zipper 23 isoform X1 — translation MDDGEVEVEVPDPVLVPNASSSSSLQSSASVDSLIEEFLKNTRTCTHTHTCNPPGPDAAHTHTCFHTHTQMFSSEDDEKRKGRNPCTKVKTNARNKVAVRKYREKKKAHTACLEQEVQELRMKNQQLNGRLHVQANLYDEVIRLRRLLLDLRGKIDYELGLMPFQKPCNYTSIKEGDCGVQSGSEPVGLQCSTGLTCFHPHTGSSSLAGIGRSDDAMVSLAGENCQPAIGDCQFQANVGMNSDGHNSNTVQKIASTTSQVE, via the coding sequence ATGGATGAtggggaggtggaggtggaggttcCGGATCCTGTCCTGGTACCGAATGCCAGCTCTTCGAGCAGTTTACAGAGCTCGGCCTCTGTGGACTCTTTAATAGAAGAGTTTTTGAAAAATACCAGGACCTGCACTCACACTCACACTTGCAATCCTCCTGGTCCAGACGCTGCTCACACTCACACATGCTTCCACACCCACACCCAAATGTTCTCGTCCGAAGACGATGAAAAGCGCAAAGGGAGAAACCCGTGCACGAAGGTGAAAACAAATGCTCGTAATAAAGTGGCGGTGAGGAAGTATAGGGAGAAAAAGAAGGCTCACACAGCTTGCTTAGAGCAGGAAGTCCAGGAATTGCGCATGAAGAATCAGCAATTGAATGGAAGATTGCATGTTCAAGCAAATCTTTACGATGAGGTCATAAGGCTTAGAAGGCTTTTGCTAGACCTCAGAGGTAAAATTGATTATGAGTTAGGTCTTATGCCCTTTCAGAAGCCTTGCAATTATACGTCTATTAAGGAAGGTGACTGTGGGGTCCAGTCTGGCAGCGAACCGGTTGGGTTACAGTGTTCGACTGGTTTAACGTGCTTTCATCCTCACACGGGCTCGTCATCTCTGGCTGGTATTGGCAGGAGCGATGATGCGATGGTCTCCTTGGCCGGGGAAAACTGCCAGCCAGCAATTGGTGATTGTCAATTCCAGGCAAATGTTGGCATGAATTCTGATGGTCACAATTCGAACACGGTCCAAAAAATCGCATCAACCACTTCTCAAGTCGAATAA
- the LOC104454578 gene encoding basic leucine zipper 23 isoform X2: MDDGEVEVEVPDPVLVPNASSSSSLQSSASVDSLIEEFLKNTRTCTHTHTCNPPGPDAAHTHTCFHTHTQMFSSEDDEKRKGRNPCTKVKTNARNKVAVRKYREKKKAHTACLEQEVQELRMKNQQLNGRLHVQANLYDEVIRLRRLLLDLRGAMMRWSPWPGKTASQQLVIVNSRQMLA; this comes from the exons ATGGATGAtggggaggtggaggtggaggttcCGGATCCTGTCCTGGTACCGAATGCCAGCTCTTCGAGCAGTTTACAGAGCTCGGCCTCTGTGGACTCTTTAATAGAAGAGTTTTTGAAAAATACCAGGACCTGCACTCACACTCACACTTGCAATCCTCCTGGTCCAGACGCTGCTCACACTCACACATGCTTCCACACCCACACCCAAATGTTCTCGTCCGAAGACGATGAAAAGCGCAAAGGGAGAAACCCGTGCACGAAGGTGAAAACAAATGCTCGTAATAAAGTGGCGGTGAGGAAGTATAGGGAGAAAAAGAAGGCTCACACAGCTTGCTTAGAGCAGGAAGTCCAGGAATTGCGCATGAAGAATCAGCAATTGAATGGAAGATTGCATGTTCAAGCAAATCTTTACGATGAGGTCATAAGGCTTAGAAGGCTTTTGCTAGACCTCAGAG GAGCGATGATGCGATGGTCTCCTTGGCCGGGGAAAACTGCCAGCCAGCAATTGGTGATTGTCAATTCCAGGCAAATGTTGGCATGA
- the LOC104454579 gene encoding pheophytinase, chloroplastic, which translates to SSVCEFSAGGHLGLNHSGTNSIVKSFKAPQTSRSADSKVLSGSNSGYVIGGEEDASSISEEGESEAKVLIPALPDESNGERGALISSCFWEWKPKLTVHYEKAGCENVGSPPVLFLPGFGVGSFHYEKQLKDLGRDFRVWALDFLGQGRSLPFEDPAPQYNRENDLEGKETLWGFGEKTEPWASQLVYSIDLWRDQVQYFVEEVIGEPVYVVGNSLGGFVALYFAASNPHLVKGVTLLNATPFWGFLPNPVRSPRLARIFPWAGTFPLPSRVRKLTELVWQKISDPGSIAEVLKQVYADHSTDVDKVFSCILETAEHPAAAASFASIMFAPQGQLSFNEALSGCRKNNIPVCLMYGKEDPWVKPVWGLQVKRQVPEAPYYEISPAGHCPHDEVPEVVNYLLQGWIKNLESQGSVALPLLDDLETIQHTTPKDLEFVRGGEKRSVKVRFIESTSLPWNRISSFIGSHVGKLKLKS; encoded by the exons AGTTCAGTGTGCGAGTTTTCTGCAGGAGGTCATCTTGGCCTAAACCATTCCGGGACCAATAGTATTGTTAAATCTTTTAAAGCGCCCCAAACTTCCAGGAGTGCAGATTCGAAGGTCTTAAGTGGAAGTAATAGTGGGTATGTGATTGGTGGGGAAGAGGACGCGAGCAGTATTTCTGAAGAAGGGGAATCAGAGGCCAAGGTATTGATTCCGGCTTTGCCTGATGAATCCAATGGTGAACGGGGAGCTCTTATAAGCAGCTGTTTTTGGGAGTGGAAGCCGAAGCTAACTGTGCACTATGAGAAGGCAGGGTGTGAAAACGTAGGGTCTCCGCCAGTCTTGTTTCTTCCTGGTTTTGGGGTTGGTTCATTTCATTATGAGAAGCAATTAAAGGATTTAGGTCGCGACTTTAGAGTATGGGCATTGGATTTTCTCGGACAGGGAAGGTCATTACCATTTGAAGATCCTGCACCTCAGTATAACAGAGAAAATGACCTAGAAGGGAAGGAGACTCTGTGGGGATTTGGAGAGAAAACGGAGCCGTGGGCAAGTCAGCTGGTTTATTCAATTGACTTATGGCGGGATCAAGTTCAATACTTTGTGGAGGAG GTCATTGGAGAACCGGTTTATGTTGTCGGGAATTCACTTGGAGGATTCGTCGCACTATACTTTGCAGCAAGCAACCCACACTTGGTCAAGGGTGTTACCCTGCTGAATGCAACCCCCTTTTGGGGGTTTCTTCCTAACCCTGTGAGATCTCCAAGACTGGCTAGGATATTTCCATGGGCTGGGACATTTCCTCTGCCTTCCAGAGTTAGAAAGCTCACAGAACTCGT TTGGCAGAAAATAAGTGATCCAGGGAGCATAGCCGAGGTGCTCAAGCAAGTTTATGCAGATCATTCAACAGATGTCGACAAAGTCTTTTCCTGTATACTTGAAACAGCAGAACATCCAGCTGCTGCTGCCTCGTTTGCCTCCATCATGTTTGCTCCTCAGGGACAATTATCCTTCAACGAGGCTCTATCTGG ATGTCGGAAGAACAATATACCTGTCTGCCTTATGTATGGAAAAGAAGATCCATGGGTGAAGCCTGTCTGGGGCCTTCAGGTTAAAAGACAAGTTCCTGAAGCTCCATATTATGAGATCAGCCCTGCAGGTCACTGCCCTCATGATGAAGTTCCTGAG GTGGTGAATTATTTGTTACAAGGATGGATCAAGAACCTAGAATCGCAGGGCTCAGTGGCATTGCCTCTGCTTGACGACCTGGAAACTATTCAGCATACCACTCCGAAGGATTTAGAATTTGtcagaggaggagaaaaaagatCCGTCAAAGTGAGATTCATCGAATCAACATCCTTACCTTGGAATAGGATAAGCTCTTTTATCGGATCTCATGTTGGGAAATTAAAACTGAAATCTTGA
- the LOC104454581 gene encoding uncharacterized protein LOC104454581 isoform X2: MNLNLNLPKIDLKMTRLLSRTFRSVKHPTSVPTKTRPPSRSSSSSSSSAVKLSESSPSASASAISRTGSEPISGDSRTWCVYLILSTNPPIKTYVGVTTDFRRRLKQHNGELSGGAKASRAGRPWVCACLVQGFKDRSEDHNHVSENMLLSPIVTYVSFPHIMTRIIESCH, encoded by the exons AtgaatctgaatctgaatcTGCCCAAGATCGATCTCAAGATGACGAGGCTTCTCTCCAGGACATTTCGATCCGTCAAGCACCCCACCTCCGTTCCTACCAAAACCAGACCCCCTTcgagatcatcatcatcatcatcgtcatccgCCGTGAAGCTCTCGGAATCTTCGCCCTCGGCGTCTGCGTCGGCGATTTCAAGAACGGGGTCGGAGCCCATTTCGGGGGATTCAAGAACATGGTGCGTCTACCTCATCCTCTCCACCAACCCACCAATCAAGACTTACGTTGGCGTCACCACCGATTTCCGTCGCCG TTTGAAGCAACATAATGGGGAACTTAGCGGTGGTGCCAAAGCATCTCGAGCTGGAAGGCCATGGGTCTGTGCCTGCCTTGTTCAGGGCTTCAAGGACCGAAGTGAAG ATCACAACCATGTCTCCGAAAATATGCTACTCTCACCAATTGTGACAT ATGTTTCGTTTCCTCATATCATGACGAGAATTATTGAGTCATGCCACTAG
- the LOC104454581 gene encoding structure-specific endonuclease subunit SLX1 isoform X3, translating to MNLNLNLPKIDLKMTRLLSRTFRSVKHPTSVPTKTRPPSRSSSSSSSSAVKLSESSPSASASAISRTGSEPISGDSRTWCVYLILSTNPPIKTYVGVTTDFRRRLKQHNGELSGGAKASRAGRPWVCACLVQGFKDRSEDVSFPHIMTRIIESCH from the exons AtgaatctgaatctgaatcTGCCCAAGATCGATCTCAAGATGACGAGGCTTCTCTCCAGGACATTTCGATCCGTCAAGCACCCCACCTCCGTTCCTACCAAAACCAGACCCCCTTcgagatcatcatcatcatcatcgtcatccgCCGTGAAGCTCTCGGAATCTTCGCCCTCGGCGTCTGCGTCGGCGATTTCAAGAACGGGGTCGGAGCCCATTTCGGGGGATTCAAGAACATGGTGCGTCTACCTCATCCTCTCCACCAACCCACCAATCAAGACTTACGTTGGCGTCACCACCGATTTCCGTCGCCG TTTGAAGCAACATAATGGGGAACTTAGCGGTGGTGCCAAAGCATCTCGAGCTGGAAGGCCATGGGTCTGTGCCTGCCTTGTTCAGGGCTTCAAGGACCGAAGTGAAG ATGTTTCGTTTCCTCATATCATGACGAGAATTATTGAGTCATGCCACTAG
- the LOC104454581 gene encoding structure-specific endonuclease subunit slx1 isoform X1: MNLNLNLPKIDLKMTRLLSRTFRSVKHPTSVPTKTRPPSRSSSSSSSSAVKLSESSPSASASAISRTGSEPISGDSRTWCVYLILSTNPPIKTYVGVTTDFRRRLKQHNGELSGGAKASRAGRPWVCACLVQGFKDRSEACVFESKWKSLSRKLPRQRSCGDMEKQAEDISQLLLQHRQMALDRVKGELDCSLLEIDWKLNLT, encoded by the exons AtgaatctgaatctgaatcTGCCCAAGATCGATCTCAAGATGACGAGGCTTCTCTCCAGGACATTTCGATCCGTCAAGCACCCCACCTCCGTTCCTACCAAAACCAGACCCCCTTcgagatcatcatcatcatcatcgtcatccgCCGTGAAGCTCTCGGAATCTTCGCCCTCGGCGTCTGCGTCGGCGATTTCAAGAACGGGGTCGGAGCCCATTTCGGGGGATTCAAGAACATGGTGCGTCTACCTCATCCTCTCCACCAACCCACCAATCAAGACTTACGTTGGCGTCACCACCGATTTCCGTCGCCG TTTGAAGCAACATAATGGGGAACTTAGCGGTGGTGCCAAAGCATCTCGAGCTGGAAGGCCATGGGTCTGTGCCTGCCTTGTTCAGGGCTTCAAGGACCGAAGTGAAG CCTGTGTTTTTGAGTCAAAATGGAAAAGTTTATCAAGGAAACTACCTCGCCAGAGGTCATGTGGTGACATGGAAAAGCAAGCAGAAGATATCTCTCAGTTATTGCTTCAGCATAGACAAATGGCTTTAGATAGAGTTAAAGGTGAACTTGACTGCAGTCTTTtggaaattgattggaaattgaaTCTTACTTGA